The following proteins are encoded in a genomic region of Thiomicrospira sp. R3:
- the tnpA gene encoding IS200/IS605 family transposase, giving the protein MQINNEIRTGRHCVFNLHVHLVFVTKYRRDVFSDRVLNDLEEIFKKVCLDFEAELVEFNGEHDHVHLLINYPPKVAISNLVNSLKGVSSRLIRKKNHPEIQKKLWGNMLWSPSYFAGSCGGAPLSIIKQYIEQQQRPH; this is encoded by the coding sequence ATGCAAATTAACAATGAAATAAGAACAGGCAGGCACTGTGTTTTTAATCTTCATGTTCACTTGGTCTTTGTCACAAAATACCGCAGAGATGTTTTTAGTGACAGGGTGTTAAATGATTTGGAAGAAATCTTTAAAAAAGTCTGCTTGGATTTTGAAGCGGAATTAGTGGAGTTTAATGGCGAGCATGACCACGTACATCTTTTGATTAATTACCCGCCTAAAGTAGCAATTTCTAACCTGGTGAATAGCTTGAAAGGCGTATCAAGTCGCCTTATTCGCAAAAAAAACCATCCCGAAATTCAGAAAAAACTTTGGGGGAATATGCTTTGGAGCCCCAGCTACTTTGCAGGCAGTTGTGGCGGTGCACCCTTGTCAATTATCAAGCAATATATTGAGCAACAACAACGACCACACTAA
- a CDS encoding transposase translates to MKKTIRKAFKFRLNPNSDQVQKMVEFAGVNRFVWNKALATNLFRLEHKQPILWYSEMAFWLTLWKQSDEYGFLKTAHSQTLQQTLKNLERAFKDGFDKTQPLKRIPVFKKKGASDSFRYPQGFKLEQDTNRVFLPKIGWVKYRNSRQVIGELKNVTVSRKGKHWYVSIQTEYEADIQRHQSTSIVGIDLGVKRFVTLSDGNCIEPLNSFKQWEKKLALAQRKLARKAKFSANWKKQKQKITRAHERIASARLDFLHKSSTVICKNHAMVVVEDLKVKTMSKSAKGDITRPGRNVKAKSGLNKAILDQGWGMFVQMLEYKQAWLGGDVLKVNPKHTSQTCPCCAHVAKENRLTQSKFECVECGYTENADVVGALNVLARGHRGLACGVEAFVSTVKQEPVSTEVACV, encoded by the coding sequence ATGAAGAAAACGATACGCAAAGCCTTTAAGTTCCGACTTAACCCAAATTCTGACCAAGTACAGAAGATGGTTGAGTTTGCCGGTGTCAACCGGTTTGTGTGGAATAAAGCGTTAGCGACGAATTTGTTTCGGCTTGAGCATAAGCAACCGATACTCTGGTATAGCGAGATGGCGTTTTGGCTAACACTCTGGAAGCAGTCTGACGAATACGGTTTTTTAAAAACCGCTCACTCCCAAACCCTACAGCAAACGCTGAAAAACCTAGAGCGTGCGTTTAAAGATGGTTTTGATAAAACCCAGCCACTAAAACGCATTCCGGTATTCAAGAAAAAAGGCGCTTCTGACAGTTTTCGCTATCCGCAGGGATTTAAACTTGAGCAAGATACCAACCGTGTATTCTTGCCAAAAATTGGCTGGGTGAAATACCGCAATTCACGCCAAGTAATCGGTGAGCTTAAGAATGTGACGGTTTCCAGAAAAGGGAAGCATTGGTATGTGTCGATACAAACTGAATATGAAGCCGATATTCAGCGCCATCAATCAACATCCATCGTGGGTATTGATCTAGGCGTTAAACGCTTTGTCACCTTATCTGACGGCAACTGCATTGAGCCGTTAAACAGTTTTAAACAGTGGGAAAAGAAGTTGGCTTTAGCACAGCGTAAGCTGGCACGAAAAGCTAAGTTCTCTGCCAACTGGAAAAAGCAGAAACAAAAAATAACCCGTGCGCATGAGCGCATTGCCAGTGCCCGATTAGACTTTTTACATAAATCTTCAACCGTGATTTGCAAAAACCACGCCATGGTCGTGGTTGAGGATTTAAAGGTAAAAACCATGTCGAAATCGGCCAAGGGCGATATAACCAGGCCTGGTCGAAACGTGAAAGCCAAGTCGGGCTTGAATAAGGCGATTTTAGACCAGGGCTGGGGAATGTTCGTGCAGATGCTTGAATACAAGCAGGCCTGGTTGGGTGGAGATGTGTTAAAGGTTAACCCCAAACACACCTCTCAAACCTGTCCGTGTTGCGCTCATGTAGCCAAAGAAAATCGTTTAACACAATCCAAGTTTGAGTGTGTTGAATGTGGCTACACTGAAAACGCCGATGTAGTCGGTGCTTTGAATGTGTTAGCCCGAGGGCATCGGGGGTTAGCCTGTGGAGTTGAGGCGTTTGTCTCAACCGTGAAGCAGGAACCGGTTTCTACCGAAGTCGCTTGCGTATAA
- the tnpA gene encoding IS200/IS605 family transposase, with amino-acid sequence MQVNDEIRTGRSCVFNLHAHLVFVTKYRRDVFSDRVLNDLEEIFKKVCLDFEAELVEFNGEHDHVHLLINYPPKVAISNLVNSLKGVSSRLIRKKNHPEIQKKLWGNMLWSPSYFAGSCGGAPLSIIKQYIEQQQRPH; translated from the coding sequence ATGCAAGTTAATGACGAGATAAGAACAGGCAGGAGCTGCGTTTTTAATCTTCACGCTCATTTGGTATTTGTCACAAAATACCGCAGAGATGTGTTTAGTGACAGGGTGTTAAATGATTTGGAAGAAATCTTTAAAAAAGTCTGCTTGGATTTTGAAGCGGAATTAGTGGAGTTTAATGGCGAGCATGACCACGTACATCTTTTGATTAATTACCCGCCTAAAGTAGCAATTTCTAACCTGGTGAATAGCTTGAAAGGCGTATCAAGTCGCCTTATTCGCAAAAAAAACCATCCCGAAATTCAGAAAAAACTTTGGGGGAATATGCTTTGGAGCCCCAGCTACTTTGCAGGCAGTTGTGGCGGTGCCCCACTTTCTATTATTAAGCAATATATCGAACAACAGCAACGCCCACACTAA
- the rsgA gene encoding ribosome small subunit-dependent GTPase A has translation MSKRKLSDQQARRVNLKRQKNDTPSNAELQPGLVITNFGKRLLVESEQGEIVSCAIRQHLGKLVAGDRVFWQAGIESGTGIVSENLARHSSLSRPGFRGQTRMVAANIDIIGIVAPIEPGIHPDMIDRYLVAAAQLNLPCALIINKTDLLTTDEDWETLAETLYPYDELGIEIIPVSSQIEDGLEDLEDFLSDKTSVLVGPSGAGKSSLINALIPDLEIRTSKLSEATGLGVHTTTNSILYHLPKGGDIIDSPGVRQFSPAPCSLTELESYYTDFEPFLGQCKFHNCTHTIEPNCAIRQAVEQDEIAESRYLSFQRLLVEFKTNANSKPSAS, from the coding sequence ATGAGCAAACGTAAACTCAGCGACCAACAAGCACGCCGTGTCAATTTGAAGCGCCAAAAAAATGACACGCCCTCAAACGCTGAATTACAACCAGGCCTGGTGATTACCAATTTCGGTAAACGGCTTTTGGTTGAATCAGAACAAGGTGAAATAGTGAGTTGTGCCATACGCCAGCATTTGGGCAAGTTAGTTGCAGGTGACCGAGTATTTTGGCAAGCAGGCATTGAATCAGGCACAGGTATTGTCAGCGAAAACCTTGCGCGTCACAGTTCACTTTCACGACCTGGGTTCCGAGGGCAAACTCGCATGGTAGCCGCTAATATTGATATTATTGGTATCGTTGCGCCCATTGAGCCAGGTATTCACCCGGATATGATTGATCGCTATCTGGTCGCAGCAGCACAGCTTAATTTACCATGCGCATTAATTATCAATAAAACCGATCTACTTACCACCGATGAAGACTGGGAAACCTTAGCCGAAACACTCTACCCTTATGATGAGCTAGGGATTGAAATCATTCCTGTATCAAGCCAAATCGAAGATGGACTTGAGGATTTAGAAGACTTTTTGAGCGACAAAACATCGGTGCTAGTAGGGCCATCCGGAGCTGGAAAGTCATCGCTAATCAATGCACTTATTCCTGATTTAGAAATCCGCACCAGTAAACTATCCGAAGCCACTGGGTTAGGTGTTCATACCACAACTAACAGCATACTTTACCACCTGCCCAAAGGCGGGGACATTATTGACTCTCCAGGTGTTCGTCAATTTAGCCCTGCCCCTTGCAGCCTCACTGAACTCGAAAGTTATTACACTGATTTTGAACCGTTTTTAGGCCAATGTAAGTTTCACAACTGTACCCACACAATTGAACCCAATTGTGCTATCAGGCAGGCGGTTGAACAAGATGAAATCGCTGAAAGCCGTTACTTGAGCTTTCAACGATTATTGGTAGAGTTTAAAACCAACGCTAATAGCAAACCTTCAGCCAGTTAA
- a CDS encoding transposase — MKNTIRKAFKFRLNPKPDQAQKMVGFAGANRFVWNKALAMNLFRLENKQSILWYHEMAFWLTLWKQSDEYGFLKTAHSQTLQQTLKNLERAFKDGFDKTQPLKRIPVFKRKGLGDSFRYPQGFKLEQDTNRVFLPKIGWVKYRNSRQVIGELKNVTVSRKGKHWYVSIQTEYEADIQRHQSTSIVGIDLGVKRFVTLSDGNCIEPLNSFKQWEKKLALAQRKLARKAKFSANWKKQKQKITRAHERIASARLDFLHKSSTVICKNHAMVVVEDLKVKTMSKSAKGDITRPGRNVKAKSGLNKAILDQGWGMFMQMLEYKQAWLGGDVLKVNPKHTSQTCPCCAHVAKENRLTQSKFECVECGYTENADVVGALSVLARGHRGLACGVESLDLMMKQEPAGRRESHPLLTA; from the coding sequence GTGAAAAACACTATTCGAAAAGCCTTTAAATTCCGACTTAACCCTAAGCCTGACCAAGCTCAGAAGATGGTTGGGTTTGCCGGTGCCAACCGGTTTGTATGGAACAAGGCATTAGCGATGAACTTGTTTCGGCTTGAAAACAAGCAGTCGATACTGTGGTATCACGAAATGGCGTTTTGGCTAACACTCTGGAAACAATCCGACGAATACGGTTTTTTAAAAACCGCTCACTCTCAAACGCTACAACAAACGCTGAAAAATCTCGAACGTGCGTTTAAAGATGGTTTTGATAAAACCCAGCCACTAAAACGCATTCCGGTATTCAAAAGGAAAGGATTGGGTGACAGTTTTCGCTATCCGCAGGGATTTAAACTTGAGCAAGATACCAACCGTGTATTCTTGCCAAAAATTGGCTGGGTGAAATACCGCAATTCACGCCAAGTAATCGGTGAGCTTAAGAATGTGACGGTTTCCAGAAAAGGGAAGCATTGGTATGTGTCGATACAAACTGAATATGAAGCCGATATTCAGCGCCATCAATCAACATCCATCGTGGGTATTGATCTAGGCGTTAAACGCTTTGTCACCTTATCTGACGGCAACTGCATTGAACCGTTAAACAGTTTTAAACAGTGGGAAAAGAAGTTGGCTTTAGCACAGCGTAAGCTGGCACGAAAAGCTAAGTTCTCTGCCAACTGGAAAAAGCAGAAACAAAAAATAACCCGTGCGCATGAGCGCATTGCCAGTGCCCGATTAGACTTTTTACATAAATCTTCAACCGTGATTTGCAAAAACCACGCCATGGTCGTGGTTGAGGATTTAAAGGTAAAAACCATGTCGAAATCGGCCAAGGGCGATATAACCAGGCCTGGTCGAAACGTGAAAGCCAAGTCGGGCTTGAATAAGGCGATTTTAGACCAGGGCTGGGGAATGTTCATGCAGATGCTTGAATACAAGCAGGCCTGGTTGGGTGGCGATGTGTTAAAGGTTAACCCCAAACACACCTCTCAAACCTGTCCGTGTTGTGCTCATGTAGCCAAAGAAAATCGTTTAACACAATCCAAGTTTGAGTGTGTTGAATGTGGCTACACTGAAAACGCCGATGTAGTCGGTGCTTTGAGCGTGTTAGCCCGAGGGCATCGGGGGTTAGCCTGTGGAGTTGAATCGTTGGATTTGATGATGAAGCAGGAACCAGCGGGAAGGCGCGAGTCACACCCGCTCTTAACGGCCTAG
- a CDS encoding ABC-F family ATPase: MISTANITMQFGEKPLFENISIKFGGGNRYGLIGANGCGKSTFMKILGGDLEPTAGQVMLDPNERLGKLRQDQFAYETFSVIDTVIMGHAELWDIKKERDRIYGLAEMSEEDGLKVAELEVAFGEMDGYTADSRAGELLLGLEIPVELHYGPMSQVAPGWKLRVLLAQALFANPDILLLDEPTNNLDINTIRWLETILNARNSTMIIISHDRHFLNSVCTHMADLDYGDLRVYPGTYDDYMLASTQAREQLLSDNAKKKAQIAELKTFVSRFSANASKAKQATSRAKQIDKIELSEVKPSSRVNPFIRFEQDKKLFRLAVECENISKTFDTSPIFNRFSAMVEAGEKVAIIGPNGIGKTTLLRALVGDLELDKGQVKWAENASIGYYAQEHTHEFAIDMSLFDWMSQWKKPGDDEQAIRAILGRMLFSQKDIDKSVKVLSGGEKGRMMFGKLMMEKPNVLLMDEPTNHMDMESIESLNMALEDYPGTVIFVSHDREFVSSLAQRLWVMSPEGIEDFNDNYEAYLSHKGFV, encoded by the coding sequence TTGATCTCTACCGCGAACATCACTATGCAATTTGGCGAAAAACCCTTATTTGAAAACATCTCGATTAAATTTGGCGGTGGTAACCGCTATGGTCTGATTGGCGCTAACGGCTGCGGCAAATCGACCTTTATGAAAATTTTGGGCGGCGACCTTGAGCCCACCGCAGGCCAAGTCATGCTTGACCCCAACGAGCGCTTGGGTAAACTGCGCCAGGATCAGTTTGCCTATGAAACCTTTAGCGTCATTGACACGGTGATTATGGGTCATGCCGAACTTTGGGACATTAAAAAAGAGCGTGATCGTATTTACGGTTTGGCCGAAATGTCCGAAGAGGATGGCTTAAAAGTCGCTGAGTTAGAAGTCGCGTTTGGCGAGATGGATGGCTATACCGCCGACTCGCGTGCGGGTGAGCTATTGCTAGGTTTAGAAATTCCGGTTGAACTGCACTACGGCCCTATGTCACAGGTTGCGCCTGGTTGGAAGTTACGTGTGTTATTAGCCCAGGCTTTGTTCGCCAATCCCGATATCTTATTACTTGATGAACCGACCAACAACCTCGATATCAACACGATTCGTTGGCTAGAAACGATTTTGAATGCGCGCAATAGTACGATGATCATCATTTCGCATGATCGCCACTTTTTAAACAGTGTATGTACCCACATGGCTGACTTGGATTACGGTGATCTTCGCGTTTACCCGGGTACCTATGATGACTATATGTTAGCTTCAACCCAAGCCCGTGAACAGCTGCTGTCCGATAACGCCAAAAAGAAAGCACAAATAGCCGAATTAAAAACCTTTGTCAGTCGCTTTTCGGCCAATGCCTCCAAAGCCAAACAAGCCACCTCACGCGCCAAACAAATCGATAAAATAGAACTTAGTGAAGTCAAGCCCTCTAGTCGCGTGAACCCCTTTATCCGCTTTGAGCAAGATAAAAAGCTGTTTCGCTTAGCGGTTGAGTGCGAAAACATCAGCAAAACCTTCGATACCTCACCTATTTTCAATCGTTTTAGCGCCATGGTGGAGGCGGGCGAAAAAGTAGCGATTATCGGTCCAAACGGTATAGGTAAAACCACCTTATTACGCGCCCTAGTCGGTGACTTAGAACTCGATAAAGGTCAGGTTAAATGGGCCGAAAACGCCAGTATCGGTTATTACGCACAGGAGCATACGCATGAGTTCGCCATTGATATGTCGTTATTTGACTGGATGAGTCAATGGAAAAAACCGGGGGATGATGAACAAGCAATACGCGCAATTTTAGGCCGCATGTTGTTCTCACAGAAAGACATCGATAAATCAGTTAAGGTGCTATCGGGTGGCGAAAAAGGTCGGATGATGTTTGGTAAGCTAATGATGGAAAAACCTAACGTATTACTGATGGATGAACCCACCAATCACATGGACATGGAATCGATTGAATCGCTAAATATGGCGCTTGAAGACTATCCAGGTACGGTGATATTTGTCAGCCATGACCGCGAATTTGTTTCATCCTTAGCGCAACGCTTATGGGTGATGTCGCCCGAGGGCATTGAGGACTTCAACGATAACTACGAAGCCTACTTAAGCCACAAAGGTTTTGTCTAA
- a CDS encoding ion transporter, translated as MTQTAGSLTVRIQHFIEAKWFGNFIIGVILFNAAILGLQTSKSLSNDVINTLDWLDTLCLSIFVVEILLKLFVYRGQFFRNGWNNFDFIIVGIALIPGSGSLEVLRALRILRLLRLVNAVPSMRRVVSGMLRAIPGAVSVAGLLAILFYIGAVMSTNLFGDSFPEWFGTMGASMYTLFQIMTFESWSMGIVRPVMEVYPHSWLFFIPFIIMTSFTVLNLFIGIIIDAMNEAKEEETNAAAHDLQNYENINYIRAEMDELKKQLQTLVEAQNKK; from the coding sequence ATGACACAAACAGCTGGCTCTCTAACAGTACGCATTCAACATTTCATTGAAGCTAAATGGTTTGGCAACTTTATCATCGGCGTTATTTTATTCAATGCCGCGATTCTTGGCCTTCAAACGTCAAAAAGCCTTTCAAATGATGTGATTAACACCCTTGATTGGCTCGATACCCTTTGTTTATCGATCTTCGTTGTTGAGATCTTATTAAAACTTTTTGTTTACCGGGGTCAGTTTTTCCGTAATGGCTGGAACAATTTTGACTTTATTATTGTGGGTATTGCACTTATTCCTGGTTCAGGCAGCCTAGAAGTCTTACGCGCCTTGCGTATTCTTCGCCTATTGCGCTTGGTCAACGCGGTGCCAAGTATGCGCCGTGTTGTCAGTGGTATGTTGCGTGCTATTCCTGGTGCTGTGTCGGTAGCAGGCCTGCTGGCCATTTTGTTTTATATTGGCGCGGTGATGAGTACCAACCTGTTTGGCGATTCATTCCCTGAGTGGTTTGGTACTATGGGTGCGAGCATGTACACCCTGTTTCAAATTATGACATTTGAATCCTGGTCTATGGGCATTGTGCGGCCAGTGATGGAGGTTTACCCTCACTCTTGGTTGTTCTTTATTCCGTTTATTATCATGACTTCATTTACCGTCTTAAACTTGTTTATTGGTATTATCATTGACGCCATGAACGAAGCGAAGGAAGAGGAAACCAACGCTGCGGCACACGACCTACAGAACTATGAAAATATTAATTACATTCGTGCTGAGATGGATGAGTTAAAGAAACAGTTGCAGACGCTAGTTGAGGCTCAGAACAAAAAATAA
- a CDS encoding WYL domain-containing protein produces the protein MHPQRVESLSHAQRERLAYIDFRLYFMGEVGRPDLASRFGVAPAGATRDLALYREIAPQNIEFDGSNKIYRIGKAFAPIFEHAPQRVLSALSLGFGDGVNGESQPMLPCESPAVLSSPQMGVLAPICSAIHAKRPVTIRYHSVSSGQSERVIVPFALVDTGLRWHVRAFDRKTGEFRDFVVTRIDTPTLLDEEPKANERPDNDIQWTRIVEVELVPHPDQPRPEITSRDFNMANGALEMKLRAAIAGYMLRRLSVDCSPDHSLRGHEYRLWLKDHLALYGVKNAVLAPGYTVTSKADS, from the coding sequence ATGCATCCCCAACGTGTTGAAAGCTTGAGCCACGCCCAGCGGGAACGACTGGCCTATATCGACTTCCGTCTCTACTTTATGGGTGAGGTCGGGCGACCTGATCTGGCGAGCCGCTTCGGGGTGGCCCCTGCGGGTGCAACCCGGGATCTCGCCCTGTACCGAGAGATCGCTCCGCAGAACATCGAGTTCGACGGCAGCAACAAGATTTACCGAATCGGGAAGGCTTTTGCGCCGATCTTCGAGCACGCGCCGCAGCGCGTACTGTCGGCTCTCTCGTTGGGATTTGGTGATGGCGTGAACGGCGAGTCGCAACCAATGTTGCCCTGCGAGTCTCCAGCCGTTTTGAGCAGTCCCCAGATGGGTGTGCTGGCACCAATTTGCAGTGCCATTCACGCCAAGCGCCCGGTCACAATCCGCTATCACTCAGTGAGTAGCGGACAGTCCGAACGGGTGATCGTGCCCTTCGCACTGGTCGACACAGGTCTGCGCTGGCACGTCAGAGCGTTTGATCGCAAGACCGGAGAGTTTCGTGATTTCGTTGTCACGCGAATCGACACACCGACGCTACTCGATGAAGAGCCCAAGGCAAACGAGCGCCCGGACAACGATATTCAATGGACGAGGATTGTTGAAGTCGAATTGGTTCCGCATCCAGATCAACCTCGGCCAGAGATAACTTCGCGGGATTTCAATATGGCCAACGGTGCGCTGGAGATGAAGCTTCGGGCTGCCATTGCGGGATACATGCTACGTCGGTTGAGCGTGGACTGCTCACCGGATCACAGCCTACGCGGCCACGAGTATCGACTCTGGCTCAAAGATCATCTGGCGCTCTATGGTGTGAAAAACGCTGTCCTAGCACCTGGCTACACCGTGACCTCTAAGGCGGATTCTTAA
- a CDS encoding IS30 family transposase: MNYKQLTIDERYQIQAYLKIGLSQKEIASHLEPHPSTIGREIKRNTGMRGYRPKQANQFSVERRGAALKAIKLTEAIKDKVKILIQQELSPDQVCFYLEKNDIVKLHHETIYRMVLADKKQQGTLYQHLRHLHKTHRKRYGSYDRRGRIKNAVSIDERPEIVDEKSRIGDWEGDTIIGKDRKSAIYTLVERKTLYTIIVKLMGKNASDLADRAIKVLKPMAEQIHTITYDNGLEFADHERMAKELNAKIYFAHPYSSWERGINENTNGLIRQYFPKGTDFNEVTQEQIDFVMYRLNTRPRKTREGKQPVELFLGKAVDLLAA; this comes from the coding sequence ATGAACTATAAACAGTTGACCATTGATGAACGATACCAAATACAAGCCTATTTGAAAATAGGCTTGTCACAAAAAGAAATTGCTTCGCACTTAGAACCTCACCCCTCAACCATTGGGCGCGAAATAAAGCGCAATACAGGGATGCGAGGATACCGGCCTAAGCAGGCCAATCAATTTAGTGTAGAACGAAGAGGTGCTGCCCTAAAAGCCATTAAGCTCACAGAGGCCATTAAGGACAAGGTGAAGATATTAATTCAACAGGAGCTTAGTCCAGATCAGGTCTGTTTCTACCTTGAAAAAAACGACATTGTAAAGTTGCATCATGAAACAATCTATCGCATGGTTCTGGCCGATAAAAAGCAACAAGGCACACTGTATCAACACCTTAGGCATTTACACAAAACGCATAGAAAGCGCTATGGAAGTTATGATCGACGTGGAAGAATCAAGAATGCGGTTAGCATTGACGAGCGCCCAGAGATTGTCGATGAAAAAAGCCGAATTGGCGACTGGGAAGGTGACACCATTATCGGCAAAGACCGAAAAAGCGCGATTTATACATTGGTTGAAAGAAAAACGCTCTATACAATTATCGTCAAGCTTATGGGCAAGAATGCCAGTGACCTTGCAGATAGAGCCATAAAAGTTCTCAAGCCTATGGCCGAGCAGATTCATACCATAACCTATGACAATGGTTTAGAATTTGCCGACCACGAACGTATGGCAAAAGAATTAAACGCAAAGATCTACTTTGCACACCCTTACTCATCTTGGGAAAGAGGCATAAATGAAAACACCAACGGCCTCATCCGCCAGTATTTCCCAAAGGGAACCGACTTTAATGAAGTTACCCAAGAGCAAATAGATTTTGTTATGTACCGGCTCAACACTCGCCCCCGAAAAACACGAGAAGGAAAGCAACCTGTTGAGCTGTTTTTAGGAAAAGCGGTTGATTTATTAGCGGCTTAA
- a CDS encoding cytochrome c — MKKTILAAVALGLFSSASFALQPPAKANTCIGCHGVDGNSVVPNFPKIAGQHAAYLEKALKDYRDGFRRDDSMAAFARGLSDQEIKDLAEWYSKQTPK; from the coding sequence ATGAAAAAAACAATACTTGCCGCTGTTGCTTTAGGATTATTTAGCTCTGCCAGTTTTGCTTTGCAACCCCCTGCTAAAGCAAATACCTGTATCGGCTGTCATGGTGTAGATGGCAACAGTGTTGTACCTAACTTTCCAAAAATTGCAGGTCAGCATGCCGCCTATCTTGAAAAAGCTTTAAAAGATTACCGTGATGGGTTTCGTCGTGATGATTCTATGGCTGCTTTCGCACGTGGCTTATCTGACCAAGAAATAAAAGATTTGGCTGAATGGTATTCCAAACAAACACCAAAATAA
- a CDS encoding c-type cytochrome — MKKTMIAAAAAGLMSFGMAAHAGDVVAGQASYSTCMGCHGMQGQGGVGPAVKGRDAGELAELLKRYRAGEQVGPMTGMMTGFATGLSDADIANLSAYMSQM; from the coding sequence ATGAAAAAAACAATGATAGCTGCAGCTGCAGCGGGCTTAATGTCTTTCGGTATGGCTGCTCACGCAGGTGATGTTGTTGCAGGTCAGGCTTCTTACTCAACCTGTATGGGTTGTCATGGTATGCAAGGTCAAGGCGGTGTTGGTCCGGCTGTTAAAGGCCGCGATGCGGGTGAGCTTGCTGAATTACTAAAGCGTTACCGCGCGGGTGAGCAGGTTGGTCCGATGACAGGCATGATGACTGGTTTTGCGACTGGCTTGTCTGACGCTGACATCGCTAACTTATCAGCCTACATGTCACAAATGTAA